The following DNA comes from Candidatus Zixiibacteriota bacterium.
TAAGTCCCTTCTCAAAAGTCAAGGCGATAAAGCCGGGGCAGTTTGTTCATATAAAGATTCCCCACACCGACATCTATTTCCGCCGCGCTTTTTCTGTATATGATGTTCATCCCCAAAAGAAAGCGGTGGAAATCATCTTTAAAGTCTTCGGACGGGGGACTGCGCTCTTATCGCGACTTCATCCCGGCGACCATCTCGACATCCTGGGACCGCTGGGGAATTCCTTTGCCTTTCCGACAAAGAAGGAAACCGCCTTGCTTGTCGCCGGCGGCATTGGCATGCCGCCGATATATTTTCTGGCAAAAGAACTGGCGCCAATAATGACCAATAAATCGAAAGCGGTATTTTTCTACGGCGGCAACTCCAGAACAGACCTGGTGGAACTGGCACGAATAAAGAGACTCGGCATCAGGGTTGTCACCGCCACTGAGGACGGCAGTCTGGGATTCAGGGGACTGATAACCAAGGCGCTGGCGAAGGAGATTGACGGTTTATCTGGAGATTGCAGGATATACGCCTGCGGTCCGGAAGGGATGCTTAAAGCGGTGGACAGATTGGCTCTCGAAAAATCAATACCGGGACAATTGTCGCTGGAGGCGCCGATGCCGTGCGGGATTGGTATCTGCCTGGGATGTATTCTTCCGCTGACAGCCGGGGGATATACCCGTGTCTGTCGCGAGGGACCGGTCTATAATGTCGGAGAGGTGCGGTTATGACCCCCGACCTTAAAGTTGAAATCGCCGGAGTCAAATTCGAGAATCCGATTCTGACGGCGTCAGGCACCTGCGGTTACGGCGAGGAGCTTGCCGATATTTATGACCTGTCGGTTCTCGGGGGAATAGTCACTAAATCGATTACGGTGAAACCGCGCGAAGGACATCCACCGCCGCGCACAGCGGAGACGTCATCCGGGATGCTCAACGCTATCGGTCTGGCGAATGTCGGGGTGGATAAATTCATCGATGAGAAGCTGAAATTCCTCGAAAAGTACGACACGAAGGTTATTGTCAATGTCGCCGGGGCGAGAGTTCAGGAATATGTCGATATCTGCGCCCGGCTGGCTGACTGCCCGCGCGCCGATATGGTGGAGCTGAATTTTTCCTGCCCCAATGTGGATGAAGGGATGGAAATAGCCCGCGACCCGCTGCTGGCGGAAAAAGCGGTGGCATCAGTTAAGAAAGTATTCGGCCGTCCGGTAATAGCGAAACTATCGCCGAATGTGACCGATGTGGCGCTTATAGCCCGCGGCTGCGAAGCGGGAGGCGCCGATGTTTTATCGCTAATCAACACGTTGGTTGGAATGGCGGTCGATATCGAGAGTTTTCGTCCCCGCCTGACCAATAATACCGGCGGGTTATCCGGCCCGGCTATCAAGCCGGTGGCGCTGGCGATGGTGAATAAAGTATATAAGGCGGTGAAGATTCCGCTTATTGGGATTGGCGGAATAACCAGCTATCAGGATGTGGTAGAGTTTATGCTTTGCGGGGCATCGGCAGTACAGGTTGGCACGGCGCTATTTGTCGAGCCGGATGCGCCGGTAAAAATAATCAAAGACTTGAAAAAATTCTTAATAAAACGTAAATTGAATAAAATCACCGACCTGATTGGGCAATTAAAGGAATATTGATGAGCGCCGCCGGCGAATTGAAACGAGTCCAGGAAAAGAATAAATCGATGCTCTGTATCGGGCTCGACCTCGACCGGAAGAAAGTTCCGACACAGTATGCCACGACTATTAAGGGATTGTACGATTTTACCACCCGGATAATCGAGGCGACGGCCGATCTGGTCTGCGCCTATAAGCCGAATATCGCTTTTTTTGAAGAACTCGGTCCGGAGGGTTTCTCGCTTCTGGAGAAGATTGTGGCAAAGATTCCGGATGAGATTCCGGTGATACTGGATGGGAAATTTGGCGATATCGGCAATACCGCGGCGCATTACGCCACCGCCATGTTTGAGAGGTTCGGCGCCGACTGGGTGACGGTCAATCCGTATATGGGGTATGACTCGATTCGCCCGTTTCTGGAATATAAAGATAAAGGGGCGTTTGTGCTCTGCCTGACCTCCAATCCCGGCAGTCGCGATTTTCAGTTTCTGCACGTGTTGAATAAGCCGGTTTATATGTATGTCGCTGAGAAAGTCGCCTACT
Coding sequences within:
- a CDS encoding dihydroorotate dehydrogenase, translated to MTPDLKVEIAGVKFENPILTASGTCGYGEELADIYDLSVLGGIVTKSITVKPREGHPPPRTAETSSGMLNAIGLANVGVDKFIDEKLKFLEKYDTKVIVNVAGARVQEYVDICARLADCPRADMVELNFSCPNVDEGMEIARDPLLAEKAVASVKKVFGRPVIAKLSPNVTDVALIARGCEAGGADVLSLINTLVGMAVDIESFRPRLTNNTGGLSGPAIKPVALAMVNKVYKAVKIPLIGIGGITSYQDVVEFMLCGASAVQVGTALFVEPDAPVKIIKDLKKFLIKRKLNKITDLIGQLKEY
- the pyrF gene encoding orotidine-5'-phosphate decarboxylase, which codes for MSAAGELKRVQEKNKSMLCIGLDLDRKKVPTQYATTIKGLYDFTTRIIEATADLVCAYKPNIAFFEELGPEGFSLLEKIVAKIPDEIPVILDGKFGDIGNTAAHYATAMFERFGADWVTVNPYMGYDSIRPFLEYKDKGAFVLCLTSNPGSRDFQFLHVLNKPVYMYVAEKVAYWDKEQNLGLVVGATHPEQLTEIRKVAGEVPILIPGVGAQGGSLEQAVTNGTDNFKRMALINISRTVLYASSEEDFDKVARAEVEKLNGIISGLKAGESKPPSA
- a CDS encoding dihydroorotate dehydrogenase electron transfer subunit, with amino-acid sequence MSKITVEQATIERKKELGNSYFAFEISPFSKVKAIKPGQFVHIKIPHTDIYFRRAFSVYDVHPQKKAVEIIFKVFGRGTALLSRLHPGDHLDILGPLGNSFAFPTKKETALLVAGGIGMPPIYFLAKELAPIMTNKSKAVFFYGGNSRTDLVELARIKRLGIRVVTATEDGSLGFRGLITKALAKEIDGLSGDCRIYACGPEGMLKAVDRLALEKSIPGQLSLEAPMPCGIGICLGCILPLTAGGYTRVCREGPVYNVGEVRL